In Nicotiana tabacum cultivar K326 chromosome 17, ASM71507v2, whole genome shotgun sequence, one DNA window encodes the following:
- the LOC107804626 gene encoding protein PIN-LIKES 3-like isoform X2 — protein sequence MTIWFMPVNILLTFIIGSALGWVLVKITTTPIQLHGLVISCCAAGNLGNLLLIIIPAVCVEKNSPFGDSITCSTNGKAYASLSMAIGAVYIWTYIYNIIRAYGVQHNTSTANIEDSGEVPELLSNSCTKLLSSQDSLQSDMDHEAQLAVPLIGYETTHEGHFVRKIKQHIKIWTERINLKMLFAPSTIATIVGIIIGVTSLLRKLMIGNEAPLHVIDSSASMLGEAAIPAMTLIVGANLLRGLKKSAVGMRVVIGIQVVRYVAMPLSGICVVKTARHLGLVGSDSLYQFVLLLQYALPSAMTIGTITQLFEVGESECSVIMLWNYALASVALTLWTTYYMWILS from the exons ATGACCAT ATGGTTCATGCCCGTGAATATCCTTCTCACATTTATCATCGGTTCAGCACTTGGATGGGTACTTGTGAAAATCACAACAACTCCTATACAACTCCATGGTCTTGTTATTAGTTGCTGTGCTGCAG GGAATCTGGGGAACTTGCTTCTCATTATAATTCCTGCAGTTTGTGTGGAGAAAAATAGTCCCTTTGGAGATTCAATTACATGTTCCACCAATGGAAAGGCCTATGCATCACTATCAATGGCG ATAGGAGCAGTCTATATATGGACTTATATCTATAACATAATTCGAGCATATGGAGTCCAACATAATACCTCAACTGCCAACATAGAGGATTCTGGTGAAGTACCAGAGTTATTGTCCAATAGCTGCACAAAATTGTTATCTTCACAGGATAGCCTACAATCTGATATGGACCATGAAGCTCAACTTGCAGTACCTCTCATTGGATATGAAACCACACATGAG GGACATTTTGTTAGGAAGATCAAACAACATATCAAAATATGGACGGAAAGGATCAATCTCAAAATGTTGTTTGCACCCTCAACAATTGCGACG ATTGTTGGAATCATCATTGGTGTAACGTCCCTGTTAAGAAAGCTGATGATTGGAAATGAGGCTCCATTGCATGTGATTGATAGCTCTGCATCTATGCTAGG AGAGGCTGCAATACCAGCCATGACATTGATAGTTGGAGCAAATCTTCTTAGAG GGCTGAAAAAGTCAGCAGTAGGTATGCGGGTTGTGATAGGCATACAGGTAGTACGTTATGTGGCAATGCCATTATCAGGCATTTGTGTTGTCAAAACTGCACGCCATTTGGGGTTGGTTGGATCAGATTCCTTATATCAGTTTGTGCTTCTCCTGCAATATGCACTTCCTTCTGCAATGACTATAG GTACAATTACACAGTTGTTTGAAGTTGGTGAAAGTGAATGTTCAGTGATTATGCTATGGAATTATGCACTGGCATCAGTTGCTCTTACTCTATGGACCACTTACTACATGTGGATTTTATCTTGA
- the LOC107804626 gene encoding protein PIN-LIKES 3-like isoform X3 yields the protein MFGFMCRWFMPVNILLTFIIGSALGWVLVKITTTPIQLHGLVISCCAAGNLGNLLLIIIPAVCVEKNSPFGDSITCSTNGKAYASLSMAIGAVYIWTYIYNIIRAYGVQHNTSTANIEDSGEVPELLSNSCTKLLSSQDSLQSDMDHEAQLAVPLIGYETTHEGHFVRKIKQHIKIWTERINLKMLFAPSTIATIVGIIIGVTSLLRKLMIGNEAPLHVIDSSASMLGEAAIPAMTLIVGANLLRGTITQLFEVGESECSVIMLWNYALASVALTLWTTYYMWILS from the exons ATGTTTGGTTTTATGTGTAGATGGTTCATGCCCGTGAATATCCTTCTCACATTTATCATCGGTTCAGCACTTGGATGGGTACTTGTGAAAATCACAACAACTCCTATACAACTCCATGGTCTTGTTATTAGTTGCTGTGCTGCAG GGAATCTGGGGAACTTGCTTCTCATTATAATTCCTGCAGTTTGTGTGGAGAAAAATAGTCCCTTTGGAGATTCAATTACATGTTCCACCAATGGAAAGGCCTATGCATCACTATCAATGGCG ATAGGAGCAGTCTATATATGGACTTATATCTATAACATAATTCGAGCATATGGAGTCCAACATAATACCTCAACTGCCAACATAGAGGATTCTGGTGAAGTACCAGAGTTATTGTCCAATAGCTGCACAAAATTGTTATCTTCACAGGATAGCCTACAATCTGATATGGACCATGAAGCTCAACTTGCAGTACCTCTCATTGGATATGAAACCACACATGAG GGACATTTTGTTAGGAAGATCAAACAACATATCAAAATATGGACGGAAAGGATCAATCTCAAAATGTTGTTTGCACCCTCAACAATTGCGACG ATTGTTGGAATCATCATTGGTGTAACGTCCCTGTTAAGAAAGCTGATGATTGGAAATGAGGCTCCATTGCATGTGATTGATAGCTCTGCATCTATGCTAGG AGAGGCTGCAATACCAGCCATGACATTGATAGTTGGAGCAAATCTTCTTAGAG GTACAATTACACAGTTGTTTGAAGTTGGTGAAAGTGAATGTTCAGTGATTATGCTATGGAATTATGCACTGGCATCAGTTGCTCTTACTCTATGGACCACTTACTACATGTGGATTTTATCTTGA
- the LOC107804626 gene encoding protein PIN-LIKES 3-like isoform X1, translated as MFGFMCRWFMPVNILLTFIIGSALGWVLVKITTTPIQLHGLVISCCAAGNLGNLLLIIIPAVCVEKNSPFGDSITCSTNGKAYASLSMAIGAVYIWTYIYNIIRAYGVQHNTSTANIEDSGEVPELLSNSCTKLLSSQDSLQSDMDHEAQLAVPLIGYETTHEGHFVRKIKQHIKIWTERINLKMLFAPSTIATIVGIIIGVTSLLRKLMIGNEAPLHVIDSSASMLGEAAIPAMTLIVGANLLRGLKKSAVGMRVVIGIQVVRYVAMPLSGICVVKTARHLGLVGSDSLYQFVLLLQYALPSAMTIGTITQLFEVGESECSVIMLWNYALASVALTLWTTYYMWILS; from the exons ATGTTTGGTTTTATGTGTAGATGGTTCATGCCCGTGAATATCCTTCTCACATTTATCATCGGTTCAGCACTTGGATGGGTACTTGTGAAAATCACAACAACTCCTATACAACTCCATGGTCTTGTTATTAGTTGCTGTGCTGCAG GGAATCTGGGGAACTTGCTTCTCATTATAATTCCTGCAGTTTGTGTGGAGAAAAATAGTCCCTTTGGAGATTCAATTACATGTTCCACCAATGGAAAGGCCTATGCATCACTATCAATGGCG ATAGGAGCAGTCTATATATGGACTTATATCTATAACATAATTCGAGCATATGGAGTCCAACATAATACCTCAACTGCCAACATAGAGGATTCTGGTGAAGTACCAGAGTTATTGTCCAATAGCTGCACAAAATTGTTATCTTCACAGGATAGCCTACAATCTGATATGGACCATGAAGCTCAACTTGCAGTACCTCTCATTGGATATGAAACCACACATGAG GGACATTTTGTTAGGAAGATCAAACAACATATCAAAATATGGACGGAAAGGATCAATCTCAAAATGTTGTTTGCACCCTCAACAATTGCGACG ATTGTTGGAATCATCATTGGTGTAACGTCCCTGTTAAGAAAGCTGATGATTGGAAATGAGGCTCCATTGCATGTGATTGATAGCTCTGCATCTATGCTAGG AGAGGCTGCAATACCAGCCATGACATTGATAGTTGGAGCAAATCTTCTTAGAG GGCTGAAAAAGTCAGCAGTAGGTATGCGGGTTGTGATAGGCATACAGGTAGTACGTTATGTGGCAATGCCATTATCAGGCATTTGTGTTGTCAAAACTGCACGCCATTTGGGGTTGGTTGGATCAGATTCCTTATATCAGTTTGTGCTTCTCCTGCAATATGCACTTCCTTCTGCAATGACTATAG GTACAATTACACAGTTGTTTGAAGTTGGTGAAAGTGAATGTTCAGTGATTATGCTATGGAATTATGCACTGGCATCAGTTGCTCTTACTCTATGGACCACTTACTACATGTGGATTTTATCTTGA